A single region of the Pseudomonas sp. VD-NE ins genome encodes:
- the cysC gene encoding adenylyl-sulfate kinase gives MTENLVAHQMVVDREQRSALKQQRPVVLWFTGLSGAGKSTIANALEQALLENNRHTYLLDGDNMRLGLCNDLGFNDHDRAENIRRIAEVGKLFVDAGLIVVSAFISPFRLDRALARKVIGDEFFVEVYISTPLPECERRDPKGLYGKARSGMIKNFTGIDSLYEPPLTPDITINTLEEDVSVSVEKIMKYLVGRIER, from the coding sequence ATGACGGAAAATCTTGTCGCTCATCAGATGGTTGTCGACCGGGAGCAGCGGAGCGCTCTTAAACAGCAGCGCCCTGTGGTTCTTTGGTTTACCGGGCTTAGCGGCGCCGGCAAATCGACGATCGCCAACGCTCTAGAGCAGGCACTGCTTGAGAATAATCGTCATACCTACTTGCTGGACGGAGACAACATGCGTCTCGGTCTGTGCAATGATCTCGGGTTCAATGATCATGATCGGGCGGAAAACATCCGCCGGATCGCTGAGGTAGGCAAGCTGTTCGTTGACGCTGGCCTGATAGTCGTCAGCGCCTTCATTTCGCCGTTTCGCCTTGACCGGGCATTGGCCAGGAAAGTGATCGGTGACGAGTTCTTCGTTGAGGTCTACATCAGTACGCCGTTACCTGAGTGTGAGCGCCGCGACCCGAAGGGGCTGTATGGCAAGGCACGCTCGGGCATGATCAAGAATTTCACCGGTATCGACTCGTTGTACGAGCCTCCGCTGACCCCGGATATCACGATCAACACACTTGAAGAAGATGTGTCCGTATCTGTCGAGAAGATCATGAAGTATCTGGTCGGGCGGATCGAACGTTGA
- a CDS encoding SGNH/GDSL hydrolase family protein, translating into MPFRNPDESGINQTMIPVVVLGDSHALVFNSETLRALLPEYTFEVTSVGGATVSGLKNPNALTQAMPQFTAALEATTAKTAIVMLGEVDTGFVIWYRAQKHGNAVSQMLQLAVDNYQKLLQDIKQTHHVICISTPLPTIRDGMDWGEVANLRKEVQATLAERTRLTIEFNSLMEVFCVHQGISHINMDSLSMDATGSLKETLRNPDPSDHHYDPSAHSQMIAPLLAPVLERYAHSDQSSDVTQPVEEPLAKSKPTLLGRLVERFFRRR; encoded by the coding sequence TTGCCTTTTCGCAACCCCGATGAATCAGGAATTAATCAGACAATGATCCCAGTAGTTGTACTCGGCGACTCTCACGCATTGGTATTCAACTCCGAAACACTGAGAGCACTGCTTCCCGAATACACGTTCGAAGTGACTTCGGTAGGAGGGGCAACCGTTTCTGGATTAAAAAATCCAAACGCCCTGACTCAGGCCATGCCACAGTTCACAGCAGCGCTGGAGGCGACAACGGCCAAAACGGCGATCGTAATGCTGGGCGAGGTCGACACCGGTTTTGTGATTTGGTATCGAGCGCAAAAGCACGGCAACGCTGTATCGCAAATGTTGCAACTGGCAGTTGATAACTATCAGAAACTTCTTCAGGACATTAAACAGACCCATCATGTGATCTGCATCAGCACTCCCCTCCCCACCATTCGAGATGGAATGGATTGGGGCGAGGTTGCCAACTTGCGTAAGGAGGTGCAGGCCACTCTTGCTGAAAGAACCCGGTTGACTATTGAGTTCAATAGTCTGATGGAGGTTTTTTGCGTCCATCAGGGCATCAGTCATATAAACATGGACAGTCTGTCGATGGACGCAACGGGAAGTCTCAAAGAAACGCTGCGAAACCCCGATCCGAGCGACCATCACTACGATCCTTCTGCCCATTCGCAAATGATTGCACCGCTGCTGGCGCCGGTGCTCGAACGTTACGCGCATTCGGATCAATCAAGCGATGTAACCCAGCCTGTCGAAGAACCTCTCGCAAAGAGCAAGCCGACGCTCTTGGGCAGGCTGGTGGAGCGTTTCTTTCGCCGCAGGTGA
- a CDS encoding NAD-dependent epimerase/dehydratase family protein translates to MKITVFGGGGFIGSTIVDRLLLDGHSIRVFERPRVVEYRKFLSHECVEWMTGDLSSTSDINKAVEGADVVFHLVSTTLPKSSNEDPVYDVQSNVVASLQLLNAMVAHKVGRIVFISSGGTVYGAPKYLPIDEKHPTDPEVSYGITKLTIEKYLQMYNHLYGIKPVVLRVANPYGERQRVETAQGAVGVFIHNVLKGLPIEIWGDGSVERDFLHVSDVAEAFAKAATYSGSASVFNISSGVGTSLNSLMSMIEEVSGEPVARNYKPGRSFDVPVSVLSNDLARDELGWEPKVSMKEGIVRTFEWAKNEQQK, encoded by the coding sequence ATGAAAATTACAGTATTTGGTGGTGGCGGTTTTATCGGATCAACAATTGTTGATCGTTTGTTGTTAGATGGTCACTCAATTCGAGTTTTTGAGCGTCCTCGCGTAGTTGAATATCGTAAGTTTTTATCTCATGAATGTGTCGAATGGATGACAGGCGATTTGTCGTCCACCAGTGATATAAACAAGGCAGTAGAAGGTGCAGATGTTGTTTTTCATCTGGTCTCCACCACGCTGCCGAAAAGCTCGAATGAAGATCCGGTCTACGATGTCCAGAGCAATGTCGTTGCAAGTTTGCAACTGCTCAATGCAATGGTTGCGCACAAGGTTGGCAGAATCGTTTTCATTTCTTCCGGAGGCACTGTCTATGGCGCTCCGAAGTACCTGCCGATCGATGAAAAACACCCGACAGATCCAGAAGTTTCTTATGGCATCACCAAGCTGACCATCGAGAAATATCTGCAAATGTACAACCATCTGTATGGCATCAAGCCTGTTGTTCTGCGGGTCGCCAACCCTTACGGCGAGCGTCAGCGCGTGGAGACTGCGCAGGGCGCGGTGGGTGTGTTCATCCATAACGTGCTGAAGGGCTTGCCGATCGAGATTTGGGGGGATGGTAGCGTCGAACGCGATTTCCTGCATGTCAGCGATGTGGCCGAGGCGTTCGCCAAGGCGGCTACCTACTCGGGTAGCGCCAGTGTCTTCAACATCAGTTCCGGCGTGGGTACCAGCCTGAACAGTCTCATGTCGATGATCGAAGAAGTCAGCGGTGAGCCGGTTGCCCGTAACTACAAGCCTGGCCGTTCTTTCGATGTGCCAGTGAGTGTACTGAGCAACGATCTGGCGCGCGACGAACTGGGCTGGGAGCCCAAGGTTTCGATGAAGGAAGGGATCGTGCGAACTTTCGAGTGGGCCAAGAACGAACAGCAGAAGTGA
- a CDS encoding glycosyltransferase, with protein MKVLLTVHQFFPEFSAGTEVLTLSVARVLKALGHEVRVFTGYPATEALADSERFDQYHYDSILVDRFRHAYVPMGDQTSKIEIGYDNHLAADFFGHLLEEFKPDVVHFFHLNRLGTGLIEKAVAAGVPAYYTPTDFWSICPTGQLLRCGGRTCAGPSTDAGNCVVHFAASQLPERIGRLATAVPDVISDLLVRIVRSPRLPAGGGLVREVRALHGRLERNVGRLNMLQGIIAPNQMIETLLTRNGVRPDIVVRSSYGINLDQPVVVRDRARRERPLVLGFIGTLASHKGCHVLLEALRQFSSRDVQLRIYGKQTEFPDYVAGLHRLADGNEAVTFCGTFANEDIFDVLGGLDALIVPSVWNENTPLVVYSAQAAGCPVVASDVPGIAEAVTHDFNGLLFEPGSVLGLESALKRLLAEEGLLAKLSSNSTPPKSVAVYVNELLQRWTLSK; from the coding sequence ATGAAGGTTCTGCTCACGGTTCATCAGTTTTTCCCGGAGTTTTCCGCGGGTACTGAGGTTTTGACCCTGTCCGTTGCCCGCGTATTGAAAGCCCTTGGCCATGAGGTCAGGGTTTTTACGGGCTATCCGGCTACCGAAGCGCTCGCGGACAGTGAGCGCTTCGATCAATATCATTACGACTCGATTCTCGTTGATCGCTTTCGGCACGCCTATGTGCCCATGGGCGATCAAACTTCAAAAATCGAGATCGGTTATGACAACCATCTGGCCGCTGACTTTTTCGGGCATTTGCTGGAAGAGTTCAAGCCGGATGTCGTGCATTTCTTCCACCTCAATCGTCTCGGCACCGGCCTGATCGAAAAAGCGGTCGCTGCCGGTGTACCTGCGTATTACACGCCAACCGACTTCTGGAGTATTTGTCCTACCGGGCAATTATTGCGTTGTGGCGGGCGGACATGTGCGGGGCCAAGTACGGATGCGGGGAACTGTGTCGTGCATTTTGCTGCAAGTCAGCTGCCTGAGCGCATTGGCAGGCTGGCGACTGCGGTTCCGGATGTCATCAGCGATTTGCTCGTGCGCATTGTTCGCTCGCCTCGGCTGCCAGCGGGGGGGGGCCTGGTGCGCGAGGTGCGCGCACTGCATGGTCGTCTTGAGCGTAATGTCGGGCGGCTGAATATGCTCCAGGGCATCATCGCGCCCAACCAGATGATCGAAACCCTGCTGACCCGTAATGGCGTGCGGCCAGATATCGTGGTCAGGTCGTCCTACGGCATCAATCTTGATCAGCCAGTTGTGGTGCGAGATCGAGCGCGGCGTGAGCGCCCCTTGGTCTTGGGATTCATTGGAACGCTCGCTTCACACAAAGGCTGCCATGTGCTTTTGGAGGCGTTGCGGCAGTTTTCTTCGCGCGATGTGCAACTGAGAATTTACGGCAAGCAGACGGAATTTCCCGACTATGTAGCCGGCTTGCATCGGCTGGCGGATGGCAATGAAGCCGTCACGTTTTGCGGCACTTTCGCCAACGAAGACATATTCGATGTATTGGGTGGGCTGGACGCACTGATAGTGCCATCTGTCTGGAATGAAAATACGCCCCTGGTCGTCTATTCGGCACAGGCTGCCGGTTGCCCGGTTGTAGCTTCCGATGTACCCGGAATCGCTGAGGCCGTGACCCATGATTTCAATGGATTGCTGTTTGAACCAGGCAGCGTGCTGGGCCTTGAAAGCGCATTGAAACGACTGCTTGCCGAAGAGGGTTTATTGGCAAAGCTGTCGTCGAATTCCACGCCTCCAAAATCCGTTGCTGTTTATGTAAATGAGTTGTTACAGAGATGGACGTTATCCAAGTAA
- a CDS encoding glycosyltransferase family 4 protein has product MNDWWLVPVVAILSFALTGFLRRYAISRSLIDIPNQRSSHSIPTPRGGGVAIVLTFIFAMCVLFAVGLTTKEALIALVGAGGITAVIGFLDDHGHIAARWRLLAHFSAAAWGVYWVGGLSPLVIAGVSVDLGWLGHFLALFYLVWMLNLYNFMDGIDGIAGVEAVTTCAGACLIYWLSGFPQLLWPPALLAVCAAGFLCWNFPPAKIFMGDAGSGFLGIILGVLSLLAAWTDPGLLWVWLILLGVFIVDATFTLMRRLLRGDKVYEAHRSHAYQFASRQFGKHLPVTVAVGLINVFWLLPIALCVSYLKVDGALGLVVAYLPLVWLAVKYRAGELERS; this is encoded by the coding sequence ATGAATGACTGGTGGCTAGTCCCGGTTGTTGCGATCCTGTCGTTCGCACTCACGGGTTTTTTACGTCGTTATGCAATTTCGCGCAGCCTGATCGATATTCCCAATCAGCGCAGTTCCCACTCGATCCCAACACCGCGTGGTGGCGGTGTGGCCATCGTCCTGACCTTTATCTTCGCCATGTGCGTTTTGTTCGCTGTCGGGCTGACGACTAAGGAGGCGTTGATTGCTTTGGTCGGCGCCGGCGGTATCACGGCGGTTATCGGCTTTCTGGATGATCACGGTCACATCGCCGCCCGCTGGCGCCTGCTGGCGCACTTTTCTGCCGCCGCTTGGGGCGTTTATTGGGTGGGTGGGCTATCGCCGTTGGTGATTGCCGGTGTCAGCGTTGATCTGGGATGGCTCGGGCATTTTCTCGCGCTGTTTTATCTGGTCTGGATGCTTAATCTCTACAACTTCATGGACGGTATTGACGGTATTGCCGGTGTCGAAGCCGTCACGACATGCGCTGGTGCCTGTCTGATTTACTGGCTCAGTGGCTTCCCGCAACTGTTATGGCCACCTGCGTTACTGGCGGTATGCGCTGCCGGTTTTCTGTGCTGGAACTTTCCCCCGGCAAAAATTTTCATGGGCGATGCGGGCAGTGGCTTCCTCGGTATCATCCTTGGCGTGTTGTCGCTGCTGGCGGCATGGACTGATCCCGGGTTGCTGTGGGTCTGGCTGATACTGCTTGGCGTGTTCATCGTTGATGCAACGTTCACGTTGATGCGTCGATTGTTGCGCGGCGATAAAGTCTACGAGGCGCATCGCAGCCACGCCTATCAGTTTGCGTCCCGACAGTTTGGCAAGCACCTGCCCGTGACTGTGGCAGTCGGGCTGATCAATGTGTTCTGGCTGCTGCCGATTGCGCTCTGCGTGAGCTACTTGAAAGTGGACGGTGCACTGGGGTTGGTTGTGGCGTACTTGCCACTTGTCTGGCTGGCGGTTAAGTATCGAGCGGGCGAACTTGAGCGATCTTAA
- a CDS encoding FAD/NAD(P)-binding protein: protein MKTLVIIGAGFSGAVTAVQFLQVCNPGTRVVLLNRSGEMARGLAYGTNSSRHLLNVPAGNMTALVDQPDHFLRFCESRLPGTAAGTFVPRKLYGEYLSGLLAEAEHQCRDGVSFERITTEAHSIEAENGKARIRIADGREILADHVILAFGNFSPFNPAITSIPRAAGRYLADPWSGEIEVPIDPEAPVLLLGAGLTALDVALTLDQQGHTGPVYMLSRRGVQPLPHRTSGHVDSIAGEVVQTLLASAPSVRSYLRHMRSLVRVAAKDGVDWRDVIAAVRPVTAQLWERLSETERRRFLRHVQVYWDAHRHRVAPASYAAFSAQLELGRLKPMAGRIQDIEVLPNGLRVQVGLRGTAAVESLDVSHIINCTGPNSNLARVDDRLIVQLRQSGLIRLDKLGLGVCVDEALSVQDEHGAPVSWLSYVGPMLKAQFWEATAVPELRRYARDLALRVAAKIG from the coding sequence TTGAAGACTCTGGTCATCATTGGTGCCGGGTTCAGTGGCGCGGTAACCGCTGTTCAATTCCTCCAGGTGTGCAACCCTGGCACTCGAGTGGTGTTGCTCAACCGTTCCGGCGAAATGGCCCGTGGTCTGGCTTATGGAACCAACAGTTCGCGGCACTTGCTTAATGTGCCAGCGGGGAACATGACGGCGCTGGTTGATCAGCCTGATCATTTTCTGCGTTTTTGCGAAAGCCGTTTGCCGGGTACTGCGGCGGGGACTTTTGTTCCTCGCAAGCTCTACGGCGAATACCTCTCGGGGCTGCTCGCCGAGGCTGAACATCAGTGCCGTGATGGCGTCAGTTTCGAGCGGATCACCACCGAAGCTCACAGCATCGAAGCGGAGAACGGAAAAGCCCGGATACGTATTGCTGATGGCCGGGAAATACTGGCCGATCATGTGATTCTCGCGTTCGGTAACTTTTCACCGTTCAACCCGGCCATCACGTCCATTCCCCGTGCCGCAGGGCGCTATCTCGCTGATCCGTGGTCGGGAGAAATCGAGGTGCCGATCGACCCGGAGGCTCCGGTTCTGTTGCTGGGCGCAGGATTGACTGCACTGGATGTGGCGCTGACCCTTGATCAACAAGGGCACACCGGGCCGGTGTACATGCTTTCGCGGCGAGGCGTCCAGCCGTTGCCCCATCGTACTTCGGGGCATGTCGATAGCATTGCCGGTGAGGTGGTTCAAACGCTTCTTGCCTCCGCTCCGAGCGTGCGCAGCTATTTGCGCCACATGCGTTCATTGGTCCGTGTTGCCGCTAAGGATGGCGTCGACTGGCGTGATGTCATTGCCGCCGTGCGTCCAGTCACGGCACAACTGTGGGAGCGTTTGAGCGAGACCGAACGCCGACGTTTCCTGCGTCATGTCCAAGTGTATTGGGACGCCCATCGCCACAGAGTTGCACCGGCTTCGTATGCGGCGTTTTCCGCGCAGTTGGAGCTGGGCAGGCTGAAGCCGATGGCGGGCAGAATCCAGGACATCGAAGTGTTGCCCAATGGTTTGCGCGTTCAAGTCGGGCTGCGTGGTACTGCGGCGGTAGAGTCTCTGGATGTTTCGCATATCATCAATTGCACCGGACCGAATTCCAATCTGGCGCGGGTCGATGATCGCTTGATCGTGCAATTGCGGCAGTCGGGGCTGATTCGATTGGATAAACTCGGCCTGGGCGTTTGCGTCGATGAGGCGCTTTCCGTTCAGGATGAGCACGGCGCCCCTGTCAGTTGGCTGAGCTACGTCGGGCCAATGCTCAAGGCGCAGTTCTGGGAAGCCACGGCTGTTCCAGAGCTTCGTCGTTATGCGCGAGATCTGGCCCTGCGGGTTGCCGCGAAAATCGGCTGA
- a CDS encoding glycosyltransferase — translation MARNSFFSKLSRLFVQRSESVEIYKLPQQPVSEPKAPVEPGIVEAPVVEPSAVVQIEHGKRRLPDNFDAALYLKMNPDLGTAIDPIAHYLNHGFQESWRIVTLPRIKMSDSRQFDPSRETVMVVSHEASRSGAPILALNLVQRLSASYNVVALLLGNGPLLEDFEDAAVATMASPRLKNNLPYTQFAIEKLCSDFNFKFALVNSMECRVVLEPLARHFVPAIPLIHEFASAYPNSAALFSDAKLWSSDLVFSADITWESAKDLCPALKPLSAHIIPQGHCALPAPVVEQERQQLESDYLRGKMRPATDTERKFVILGAGYVNFRKGADIFIQCAIKTMLTPGGEKFRFVWIGKGFNPDVEDGYSVYLADQIKRSGLEDRFVMLDETSAIATAYEEADLLFISSRLDPLPNVAIDAFDARLPVLCFDKATGISDFLSFGGLRDSCIADYLDVDSAVRKIFALADSSELYEEAVAKSHAASKIYFDMDRYVAELESVGVKAAVRAQQEKRDVQLISDSDLLDSSERDARLYVRAWASGINPQPPRSDFQPDVYAEQHGVEIPGSDPFADYIRKGSPRGVWNNA, via the coding sequence TTGGCTCGCAATAGTTTTTTCTCGAAGCTGTCCCGGCTCTTTGTCCAACGATCAGAAAGCGTTGAGATCTACAAGTTGCCCCAGCAACCTGTAAGCGAGCCAAAGGCACCCGTTGAGCCAGGTATCGTTGAAGCCCCTGTGGTTGAGCCGTCGGCGGTCGTTCAGATTGAACATGGCAAGCGCAGGCTGCCAGACAATTTTGACGCGGCGCTCTATCTGAAAATGAATCCGGATCTCGGCACGGCAATTGATCCGATTGCCCATTACCTGAATCATGGTTTTCAGGAAAGCTGGCGTATCGTGACGCTGCCCAGAATCAAAATGTCCGACAGTCGTCAGTTCGATCCTTCGCGAGAAACGGTCATGGTCGTCAGTCACGAAGCATCCCGATCAGGTGCGCCGATACTTGCCCTTAACCTGGTACAGCGTTTATCCGCCAGTTACAACGTAGTTGCGCTTTTGCTCGGCAATGGCCCGCTTCTTGAGGACTTCGAAGATGCAGCGGTTGCGACAATGGCGAGCCCGCGACTGAAAAACAATCTTCCCTACACACAGTTCGCCATTGAAAAACTGTGCAGCGACTTCAATTTCAAGTTCGCACTGGTTAACAGCATGGAGTGCCGCGTGGTTCTGGAGCCACTGGCCCGGCATTTCGTGCCTGCTATTCCGTTGATCCATGAATTTGCGTCCGCATACCCCAATTCCGCCGCCCTGTTTTCGGATGCCAAGTTGTGGTCTAGCGACCTGGTTTTTTCCGCGGACATTACTTGGGAGAGTGCCAAAGATTTATGTCCGGCCCTGAAACCTCTAAGCGCCCACATTATTCCTCAGGGTCATTGTGCGCTGCCCGCGCCAGTTGTCGAACAGGAAAGGCAGCAATTGGAGTCTGATTACTTGCGCGGCAAGATGCGGCCTGCCACCGATACTGAGAGGAAGTTCGTAATTCTCGGCGCAGGCTATGTCAATTTCCGAAAAGGCGCCGACATCTTCATTCAATGCGCGATCAAAACCATGCTGACTCCCGGTGGGGAGAAGTTTCGTTTTGTCTGGATCGGTAAAGGCTTTAACCCCGATGTAGAAGATGGCTATTCGGTTTATCTCGCCGATCAGATCAAGCGTTCGGGGCTGGAGGATCGCTTCGTGATGCTGGACGAGACGTCCGCTATTGCAACGGCGTATGAAGAAGCTGACCTGTTGTTTATCTCGTCTCGATTGGACCCGTTGCCGAACGTCGCCATTGATGCTTTCGATGCGCGATTGCCAGTGCTCTGCTTCGACAAAGCGACAGGCATATCTGACTTCCTTTCATTTGGCGGACTACGCGATTCCTGCATCGCTGATTATCTTGATGTTGACAGCGCCGTGCGAAAAATTTTCGCATTGGCCGACTCCAGTGAACTGTATGAAGAGGCAGTCGCCAAGAGTCATGCAGCATCGAAAATCTACTTCGATATGGACAGATATGTTGCGGAACTTGAGTCTGTCGGCGTTAAAGCCGCTGTACGCGCTCAACAGGAAAAACGTGATGTTCAATTGATTTCGGACTCGGACTTGCTCGACAGCAGTGAGCGAGACGCGCGCTTGTATGTTCGCGCATGGGCCAGCGGCATAAACCCGCAGCCGCCTCGCTCAGACTTCCAGCCCGATGTATATGCCGAACAACATGGTGTGGAAATCCCGGGCAGCGACCCATTTGCCGATTACATTCGCAAGGGTTCTCCGCGAGGCGTATGGAACAACGCCTGA
- a CDS encoding SDR family oxidoreductase — MKVETVLVTGGSGFLGGALLRHLDTSGQYSLIAALRKECSDLPQSIRRFLFADLTADVDWRDALDQVDVVVHSAARVHVMDESAADPLTEFRRVNVDATLNLARQAASAGVKRFIYISSIKVNGESTSPGIAFTADDTPAPLDPYGISKLEAELGLKALAIATGMEVVIIRPVLVYGAGVKANFLSMIRWLQRAVPLPFGAVHNKRSLVSLDNLVDLIVTCMRHPSAANQTFLVSDGHDLSTTELLRSLSAALHKPSLLIPLPVSLMSAAAKLLGKEAVAQRIFGSLEVDISKNQRLLGWVPPVSFPRALDATVKPFLDARKK; from the coding sequence ATGAAAGTTGAAACGGTACTTGTCACCGGCGGCTCAGGCTTTTTGGGTGGTGCCTTGCTGCGACACCTGGATACCAGCGGGCAGTATTCCCTGATTGCCGCATTGCGCAAGGAATGTAGCGATCTCCCCCAATCCATTCGGCGTTTCCTGTTTGCGGATCTGACGGCTGATGTCGATTGGCGAGATGCGCTTGATCAGGTTGATGTGGTGGTGCATTCCGCGGCACGAGTTCATGTCATGGATGAATCCGCTGCTGATCCGCTGACCGAGTTTCGGCGGGTAAATGTCGATGCCACATTGAATCTGGCCCGGCAGGCTGCAAGTGCAGGTGTGAAGCGCTTCATCTACATCAGCTCGATCAAGGTCAATGGCGAATCAACTTCGCCTGGCATTGCGTTTACAGCAGATGACACGCCCGCGCCCCTCGACCCTTATGGCATTTCCAAGCTTGAGGCCGAACTTGGCTTGAAGGCGCTCGCAATCGCTACCGGAATGGAAGTGGTCATCATCCGGCCCGTTCTGGTGTATGGCGCGGGCGTCAAAGCCAACTTCCTCAGTATGATTCGCTGGCTACAACGCGCAGTGCCGTTGCCGTTCGGTGCGGTGCATAACAAGCGCAGCCTGGTCAGTCTGGATAATCTGGTGGATTTGATCGTGACGTGTATGAGGCACCCTTCGGCGGCTAATCAGACATTTCTGGTCAGCGACGGGCATGACCTCTCGACAACCGAGCTGTTACGCAGTCTGTCTGCTGCGCTGCACAAGCCCTCTCTGTTAATACCGTTGCCGGTGAGCCTGATGAGTGCCGCGGCGAAACTATTGGGCAAAGAGGCCGTCGCACAGCGCATCTTTGGTTCCCTGGAAGTCGATATCAGTAAGAATCAACGTCTGTTGGGCTGGGTTCCGCCGGTCAGTTTTCCGCGGGCTCTGGACGCCACAGTAAAACCATTCCTGGATGCTCGAAAAAAATGA